One genomic window of Streptomyces sp. WP-1 includes the following:
- a CDS encoding TetR/AcrR family transcriptional regulator, whose translation MSPAAGGRPRDPAIDAAVLAATVRLLREDGYGALALEKVAAVAGTSKAAIRRRWPQRQRLVIDALASVLVVPPAPDNGCTRCDLHQSVRLLAEVLHERLPAGVLAPLIADCSADPGLHEYLLRSLVQPGRAAAAVAVRRAVGRGDLQPDVDPELFVDLLASVVYRRALFGEAPVDASSARALVDLLLRGVAVDFDRLVFISRQPAEQRHRFH comes from the coding sequence GTGAGCCCGGCGGCCGGCGGCCGGCCCAGGGACCCGGCGATCGACGCGGCGGTGCTGGCGGCGACCGTACGGCTGCTGCGCGAGGACGGCTACGGCGCCCTCGCCCTGGAGAAGGTGGCGGCCGTCGCGGGCACCAGCAAGGCCGCCATCCGCCGCCGCTGGCCCCAGCGGCAGCGCCTGGTGATCGACGCGCTCGCCTCGGTCCTCGTCGTACCGCCCGCCCCGGACAACGGCTGCACGCGCTGCGATCTGCACCAGAGCGTGCGGCTGCTCGCCGAGGTGCTGCACGAGCGGTTGCCGGCCGGGGTGCTCGCGCCGCTGATCGCCGACTGCTCCGCCGACCCCGGGCTCCACGAGTACCTGCTGCGCAGCCTCGTACAGCCGGGTCGGGCGGCCGCCGCGGTCGCGGTGCGGCGGGCCGTCGGGCGCGGGGACCTCCAGCCGGACGTGGACCCCGAGCTGTTCGTGGACCTGCTCGCCTCGGTGGTGTACCGGCGGGCGCTCTTCGGCGAGGCACCCGTCGACGCGTCCTCGGCACGCGCGCTGGTGGACCTGCTGCTGCGCGGGGTGGCCGTGGACTTCGACCGGCTGGTGTTCATCAGCCGGCAGCCGGCCGAGCAGCGGCACCGGTTCCACTAG
- a CDS encoding VOC family protein: protein MRIKDFDHLVLNVSDVERALAFYTGPLGLAGERVEEWRAGKVPFPSVRVSATTVIDLFERPRGESNVDHICLVVDPLDWQEVVASQAFDVIEGPVPRWGARGSAQSVYVRDPEGNTVELRWYPEDVAA, encoded by the coding sequence ATGCGGATCAAGGACTTCGACCATCTGGTGCTCAACGTCTCGGACGTCGAGCGGGCACTGGCGTTCTACACGGGGCCGCTGGGGCTCGCGGGCGAGCGGGTGGAGGAGTGGCGGGCCGGGAAGGTGCCGTTCCCGTCGGTGCGGGTCAGCGCCACGACCGTCATCGATCTGTTCGAGCGGCCGCGCGGCGAGTCCAACGTCGACCACATCTGCCTGGTGGTGGACCCGCTGGACTGGCAGGAGGTCGTCGCCTCCCAGGCCTTCGACGTGATCGAGGGGCCGGTGCCGCGGTGGGGCGCCCGGGGCTCCGCGCAGTCGGTCTATGTGCGCGATCCCGAGGGAAACACCGTGGAGCTGCGCTGGTACCCCGAGGACGTCGCCGCGTGA